From Xyrauchen texanus isolate HMW12.3.18 chromosome 9, RBS_HiC_50CHRs, whole genome shotgun sequence, the proteins below share one genomic window:
- the LOC127649401 gene encoding polycomb complex protein BMI-1-B — protein MTMHRTTRIKITELNPHLMCVLCGGYFIDATTIVECLHSFCKMCIVRYLETNKYCPICDVQVHKTKPLLNIRSDKTLQDIVYKLVPGLFKNEMKRRRDFYADHPLVDATNGSNEDRGEVADEDKRIIADDEIISLSIEFFDQNKRDGKDGEDKETTKEANVKRYLQCPAAMTVMHLRKFLRSKMDIPCTFQIEVMYEDEPLKDYYTLMDIAYIYTWRRNGPLPLKYRVRPGCKKMKLSSPRDAISGGRRPDTESDSSSDKPNSPAVAAPSTSCSLPSPNTPVQSSHPNFPHISTVNGVSAKVGPNGQAPFSSKVCKVSFNGSNSLE, from the exons ATGACAATGCACAGAACAACAAGAATCAAGATAACGGAGCTCAATCCTCATTTGATGTGCGTTTTATGTGGAGGATACTTCATTGACGCGACCACCATTGTTGAATGTTTGCATTCAT TCTGCAAAATGTGCATTGTGAGGTATCTGGAGACCAACAAATACTGCCCCATTTGTGATGTTCAAGTCCATAAAACAAAACCTCTTCTGAATATCAG GTCAGATAAGACCCTTCAGGATATTGTATACAAGTTGGTGCCTGGTCTATTCAAAA ATGAAATGAAACGAAGGCGGGATTTTTATGCAGACCATCCTTTAGTTGATG CAACAAATGGTTCGAATGAGGACCGAGGAGAAGTGGCCGATGAAGACAAGAGAATCATTGCTGATGATGAGATCATCAGCTTGTCCATTGAGTTTTTTGATCAGAACAA GCGTGATGGTAAAGATGGGGAAGATAAAGAAACCACAAAAGAG GCTAATGTAAAACGGTACTTACAATGCCCAGCTGCTATGACAGTGATGCATCTCAGAAAATTTCTCAGAAGTAAAATGGATATACCCTGCACCTTTCAG ATTGAGGTTATGTATGAAGATGAGCCCTTGAAAGATTATTATACTCTTATGGATATTGCTTATATCTACACATGGAGAAGG AATGGGCCCTTACCATTGAAGTATAGAGTTCGGCCTGGCTGCAAAAAGATGAAGTTAAGCAGCCCTAGGGATGCTATTAGTGGTGGCAGAAGGCCTGATACAGAAAGTGACTCCAGCAGTGACAAACCAAACAGCCCAGCTGTTGCCGCACCCTCCACATCCTGCTCTCTGCCCAGCCCAAACACTCCTGTCCAGTCTTCACATCCCAACTTCCCTCATATCTCCACAGTTAACGGAGTGTCTGCCAAAGTTGGCCCAAATGGCCAAGCTCCTTTTAGCAgcaaagtctgcaaagtttcattTAATGGCTCCAACTCACTCGAGTGA